In Kineococcus mangrovi, a single genomic region encodes these proteins:
- the dacB gene encoding D-alanyl-D-alanine carboxypeptidase/D-alanyl-D-alanine endopeptidase: MRGVRTVLAGGAAVVVLATGYAGLDVTGAVPGPLTTTPAPTAAPLPTAPGAQPPPQTPAPVLPTLDAGAPVPDPAALARAVGPLLTDPALGASVSASVVDARTGRSLLATAETVPRTPASTTKVLTAVAALRALGDTTRVQTRVVAGSTPDEVVLVAGGDVLLAAGAGDPDAVDGHAGLGDLAARTADSLRAAGRSTVAVRLDDGLFTGPATSPGWGPGDVGAGFVMPIAPLAVDEARLAAGEYAPRAPDPAAAAARLFAQALAADGITVLDAGAGPVVRVPAPAGAAVLASVSSATTAEQVEFMLTASDNTLAEVLARRVALATGRPGTFDDASAAVVEQVADLGVDVTGVQLQGASGLGRDTRIPARTLTDVLSLVASGEHPELGPVAAGLPVAGVSGTLLDRYDQPGTTAAAGVVRAKTGTLTGVSSLAGLLRDTDGRLLAFAVMSDSVVPGGSVSARRAQDRFATALAGCGCR; the protein is encoded by the coding sequence GTGCGCGGGGTCCGGACGGTCCTGGCCGGCGGGGCCGCCGTCGTGGTCCTCGCCACCGGGTACGCCGGTCTCGACGTGACCGGCGCGGTCCCCGGTCCGCTGACGACGACCCCCGCCCCCACCGCGGCCCCCCTGCCCACCGCCCCCGGGGCGCAGCCGCCGCCGCAGACCCCGGCCCCCGTCCTGCCCACCCTGGACGCCGGCGCCCCCGTCCCGGACCCGGCCGCCCTGGCCCGCGCGGTCGGCCCGCTCCTGACCGACCCGGCCCTCGGCGCCTCGGTGTCCGCCAGCGTCGTCGACGCCCGCACCGGCCGGTCGCTGCTGGCCACCGCCGAGACCGTCCCCCGCACCCCCGCCTCCACGACGAAGGTCCTCACCGCCGTCGCCGCCCTGCGCGCCCTGGGCGACACCACCCGCGTCCAGACGCGCGTCGTCGCGGGCAGCACCCCCGACGAGGTCGTGCTCGTCGCCGGCGGGGACGTCCTGCTGGCCGCCGGAGCGGGGGACCCCGACGCCGTCGACGGCCACGCCGGGCTCGGCGACCTCGCCGCCCGGACGGCCGACTCCCTGCGCGCGGCGGGCCGGAGCACGGTCGCCGTCCGCCTCGACGACGGCCTCTTCACGGGCCCGGCGACGTCCCCCGGCTGGGGTCCCGGCGACGTCGGCGCCGGGTTCGTCATGCCCATCGCCCCGCTGGCCGTCGACGAGGCCCGCCTGGCGGCCGGGGAGTACGCCCCCCGGGCCCCCGACCCGGCGGCGGCCGCGGCCCGCCTCTTCGCCCAAGCCCTCGCCGCGGACGGCATCACCGTCCTCGACGCCGGGGCCGGGCCCGTCGTGCGGGTGCCGGCCCCCGCCGGGGCCGCGGTGCTGGCGTCGGTCTCCTCGGCCACGACCGCCGAGCAGGTCGAGTTCATGCTGACCGCCAGCGACAACACCCTCGCCGAGGTCCTCGCCCGCCGCGTGGCCCTGGCCACCGGCCGCCCCGGCACCTTCGACGACGCCTCCGCGGCCGTCGTCGAGCAGGTCGCCGACCTCGGCGTCGACGTCACCGGCGTGCAGCTGCAGGGCGCCAGCGGCCTGGGCCGGGACACCCGCATCCCCGCCCGCACGCTCACGGACGTCCTGAGCCTCGTCGCCTCCGGCGAGCACCCCGAGCTGGGACCGGTCGCGGCCGGGCTGCCGGTGGCCGGCGTCAGCGGGACGCTCCTGGACCGCTACGACCAGCCCGGCACGACCGCCGCCGCCGGGGTCGTGCGCGCCAAGACCGGCACCCTCACCGGCGTCAGCAGCCTCGCCGGTCTCCTGCGCGACACCGACGGGCGACTGCTCGCCTTCGCCGTGATGTCCGACAGCGTCGTCCCGGGCGGGTCGGTGTCCGCGCGCCGGGCCCAGGACCGGTTCGCCACGGCGCTCGCGGGCTGCGGCTGCCGCTGA
- a CDS encoding zinc-dependent metalloprotease, producing the protein MRARGDERGPDGSGGAVQEDDRADDGPGGRSVVDLVDFDLAAQVAGGLVGPGPKLSRGEIDDVVAELRTAAAEAAGPVAATAHLPSPDPVPPALVVDRASWAQANVDAFRALLGPVVVPHRPGSPPGRAGQAVDRATTAVGRRTTGAELGSLLAFLSSRVLGQFDVFNGVDAPQGREEPGRLLLVAPNVVQVERDLGVDPHDFRRWVCLHEEAHRLQFGAHPWLRAHVTAEARGLSAELLAQPRDLTERLTGALQSLPDVLRGTAEGSGIGLADLLQTPAQRERVAGLVAVMSLLEGHADVVMDEVGPQVVPSVATIRSRFTQRRKGGGSLDQLLRRLLGLDAKTRQYADGAKFVRGVVGAVGWDGLNAAWTGPQQLPRPAEIADPAAWVTRVHG; encoded by the coding sequence ATGCGCGCACGCGGTGACGAGAGGGGCCCGGACGGGTCCGGCGGTGCCGTCCAGGAGGACGACCGCGCGGACGACGGTCCCGGGGGGCGTTCCGTCGTCGACCTCGTCGACTTCGACCTGGCCGCCCAGGTCGCCGGCGGCCTCGTCGGGCCGGGGCCGAAGCTGAGCCGCGGCGAGATCGACGACGTCGTCGCCGAGCTGCGCACCGCCGCCGCGGAGGCCGCCGGGCCGGTCGCGGCCACCGCCCACCTGCCCTCGCCCGACCCGGTGCCGCCCGCCCTCGTCGTGGACCGGGCGTCGTGGGCGCAGGCCAACGTCGACGCCTTCCGCGCCCTGCTGGGGCCCGTCGTCGTCCCGCACCGCCCCGGGTCCCCGCCCGGACGCGCCGGGCAGGCCGTCGACCGCGCCACCACGGCCGTCGGCCGGCGCACCACCGGCGCCGAGCTCGGCAGCCTCCTGGCCTTCCTCTCCAGCCGGGTGCTGGGGCAGTTCGACGTCTTCAACGGCGTCGACGCGCCGCAGGGCCGGGAGGAACCCGGCCGCCTCCTGCTCGTGGCGCCCAACGTCGTCCAGGTCGAACGGGACCTCGGCGTCGACCCGCACGACTTCCGCCGCTGGGTGTGCCTGCACGAGGAGGCGCACCGGTTGCAGTTCGGCGCCCACCCGTGGCTGCGCGCGCACGTCACCGCGGAGGCGCGCGGGCTGTCCGCGGAACTGCTGGCGCAGCCGCGCGACCTGACCGAACGGCTCACCGGCGCCCTGCAGTCGCTGCCGGACGTCCTGCGCGGCACGGCCGAGGGGTCGGGCATCGGCCTGGCCGACCTCCTGCAGACCCCCGCCCAGCGCGAGCGCGTCGCGGGCCTGGTGGCCGTCATGTCCCTGCTCGAGGGCCACGCCGACGTCGTCATGGACGAGGTGGGGCCGCAGGTCGTGCCGAGCGTGGCGACGATCCGGTCCCGCTTCACCCAGCGCCGCAAGGGCGGGGGGAGCCTGGACCAGCTGCTGCGCCGCCTGCTCGGCCTGGACGCCAAGACGCGCCAGTACGCCGACGGGGCGAAGTTCGTGCGCGGGGTCGTCGGCGCCGTCGGCTGGGACGGGCTCAACGCCGCCTGGACCGGACCGCAGCAGCTGCCGCGACCGGCCGAGATCGCCGACCCGGCCGCCTGGGTCACCCGCGTCCACGGCTGA
- the tilS gene encoding tRNA lysidine(34) synthetase TilS has translation MSGPPPAVAAVRVAVRRCLRGLPPGPVLVACSGGADSTALAAATAFEARTAGRRAGLVTVDHGLHPGSAAVAARVVALAGSLGLDPARAVRVAVGRTGGLEAAARTARYAALEAAAAEAGAVAVLLAHTLDDQAETVLLGLARGSGTRSLAGMPAVRGLFHRPLLTVPRATVRQACAEEDLPVWEDPANADDRFARVRVRRDVLPLLESALGPGTAAALARTARAARDDADALDALAAGSDPFADGSAAVDDLLAAPPALRRRWLRAAALAAGCSASALGAGHVDALEALLLDWRGQGPVHLPGGAEGLRRCGRLVLTPPLD, from the coding sequence GTGAGCGGGCCGCCCCCGGCCGTCGCGGCGGTCCGCGTCGCGGTGCGGCGCTGCCTGCGGGGCCTACCTCCCGGCCCGGTCCTCGTCGCCTGCTCCGGCGGGGCCGACTCGACCGCCCTGGCCGCCGCCACCGCGTTCGAGGCGCGCACCGCCGGCCGCCGCGCCGGGCTCGTCACCGTCGACCACGGCCTGCACCCGGGCTCCGCGGCCGTCGCCGCCCGCGTCGTCGCCCTGGCGGGCTCCCTCGGGCTCGACCCGGCGCGCGCGGTCCGGGTCGCGGTGGGCCGGACGGGTGGTCTCGAGGCGGCCGCCCGCACCGCCCGGTACGCCGCGCTGGAGGCCGCCGCGGCCGAGGCCGGGGCGGTCGCGGTGCTGCTCGCGCACACCCTCGACGACCAGGCCGAGACGGTGCTGCTGGGGTTGGCCCGCGGGTCCGGGACGCGCTCGCTGGCCGGGATGCCCGCTGTCCGCGGGCTGTTCCACCGCCCCCTGCTCACCGTCCCGCGCGCCACGGTCCGGCAGGCGTGCGCCGAGGAGGACCTGCCCGTCTGGGAGGACCCCGCCAACGCCGACGACCGGTTCGCGCGCGTGCGGGTGCGCCGCGACGTGCTGCCGCTGCTGGAGTCCGCCCTCGGTCCCGGCACCGCCGCGGCCCTGGCCCGCACCGCCCGCGCGGCCCGCGACGACGCCGACGCCCTCGACGCCCTCGCCGCCGGCTCGGACCCGTTCGCGGACGGCTCGGCCGCGGTGGACGACCTCCTCGCCGCCCCGCCCGCCCTGCGTCGCCGGTGGCTGCGCGCCGCGGCGCTGGCGGCGGGGTGCTCGGCGAGCGCGCTGGGCGCCGGGCACGTCGACGCGCTCGAGGCGCTGCTGCTCGACTGGCGCGGCCAGGGCCCCGTGCACCTGCCGGGCGGTGCGGAGGGCCTGCGGCGGTGTGGCAGGCTCGTGCTCACCCCACCCCTCGACTGA
- the hpt gene encoding hypoxanthine phosphoribosyltransferase, protein MDAATAGTDLEHVLLSREQVATRVAELAADLDRDYADKDVLLVGVLKGAVMVMADLSRAMSIPLSMDFMAVSSYGSGTKSSGVVRILKDLDTDISGRHVVVVEDIIDSGLTLSWLLANLSSRGPASVKVCALLRKPEAAKVEVDVEYVGYDIPNEFVVGYGLDFADKYRNLDCVATLAPHVYS, encoded by the coding sequence GTGGACGCCGCGACCGCCGGGACCGACCTCGAGCACGTCCTGCTGAGCCGGGAGCAGGTGGCCACCCGCGTCGCCGAGCTCGCCGCCGACCTCGACCGCGACTACGCCGACAAGGACGTGCTGCTCGTCGGCGTCCTCAAGGGCGCGGTCATGGTGATGGCCGACCTCTCACGGGCCATGAGCATCCCGCTGTCCATGGACTTCATGGCCGTCAGCTCCTACGGCTCGGGCACCAAGAGCTCCGGCGTCGTGCGGATCCTCAAGGACCTCGACACCGACATCTCCGGCCGCCACGTCGTCGTCGTGGAGGACATCATCGACTCCGGCCTGACGCTGTCCTGGCTGCTGGCGAACCTGTCCTCCCGCGGGCCCGCGTCGGTGAAGGTGTGCGCGCTGCTGCGCAAGCCCGAGGCCGCCAAGGTCGAGGTCGACGTCGAGTACGTCGGCTACGACATCCCCAACGAGTTCGTCGTCGGGTACGGCCTCGACTTCGCGGACAAGTACCGCAACCTCGACTGCGTCGCGACACTGGCCCCGCACGTCTACAGCTGA
- a CDS encoding nucleotidyltransferase domain-containing protein has product MDADVLQVLARTHRPLSGAAVAKLSGRSYARARACLHRLVEHGLVTAQDAGPAVLYALNRRHVLADAVLAAVGSPAAVEAFLVEQLATWEPPARAVVLFGSWARGEAGPDSDLDLLLVRGDTVDADGAWGDQVHATGQALEALTGNAVQFVQVTGSQLATAVREDQPLIAGLRQDGRVLLGPSLRALLTAGAAA; this is encoded by the coding sequence GTGGACGCCGACGTCCTCCAGGTCCTCGCCCGGACGCACCGTCCCTTGAGCGGTGCCGCGGTCGCGAAACTCAGCGGTCGCTCCTACGCACGCGCTCGTGCCTGCCTGCACCGCCTCGTTGAGCATGGCCTGGTCACTGCGCAGGACGCCGGTCCGGCGGTCCTCTACGCGCTCAACCGCCGGCACGTGCTCGCCGATGCCGTCCTGGCGGCGGTGGGCTCGCCGGCGGCCGTCGAAGCGTTCCTGGTGGAACAGCTGGCCACGTGGGAACCGCCGGCGCGGGCCGTGGTGCTCTTCGGGTCGTGGGCGCGGGGTGAGGCCGGGCCCGACAGCGACCTCGATCTGCTGCTGGTGCGGGGCGACACCGTCGACGCCGACGGTGCGTGGGGGGACCAGGTGCACGCGACGGGGCAGGCCCTGGAGGCGTTGACGGGTAACGCCGTCCAGTTCGTCCAGGTCACCGGCTCGCAGTTGGCGACCGCCGTCCGTGAGGACCAGCCGCTCATCGCCGGGTTGCGTCAGGACGGTCGTGTCCTCCTGGGGCCGTCGTTGAGGGCACTGCTCACCGCTGGAGCAGCGGCATGA
- a CDS encoding Smr/MutS family protein: MSVDLHSVFRNTRDIDTTLRTFVLRAAASGEPSAEIICGKGEGKLRARVLTYLRQPQVAKLVKSAAVDPDNEGRVVLRF; this comes from the coding sequence ATGTCCGTCGACCTGCACTCCGTGTTTCGCAACACCCGCGACATCGACACCACCCTGCGCACGTTCGTCCTGCGCGCGGCCGCCAGCGGGGAGCCGAGCGCGGAGATCATCTGCGGCAAGGGCGAGGGCAAGCTGCGCGCCCGGGTGCTGACGTACCTGCGGCAGCCGCAGGTCGCCAAGCTCGTCAAGAGCGCGGCGGTCGACCCGGACAACGAGGGGCGGGTCGTGCTGCGGTTCTGA